A region from the Xiphias gladius isolate SHS-SW01 ecotype Sanya breed wild chromosome 20, ASM1685928v1, whole genome shotgun sequence genome encodes:
- the LOC120806356 gene encoding ADP-ribosylation factor-like protein 3 isoform X1, translated as MGLLSILRRLKQSPEQEVRLLLLGLDNAGKTTLLKQLSAEDISHITPTQGFNIKSVQSSGFKLNVWDIGGQRKIRPYWRNYFENTDVLIYVIDSSDRKRFEETSLELAELLEEEKLAAVPLLIFANKQDLMTATPASELAESLNLHTIRDRMWQVQACSAVTAEGVQDGMTWVCRNIRFHKK; from the exons ATG GGCCTGTTGTCCATTCTTCGGAGGCTGAAGCAGTCTCCAGAACAGGAGGTGCGCTTGCTGTTGTTAGGTCTGGACAACGCTGGCAAGACCACTCTGCTGAAACAGCTGTCAGCTGAAGATATTAGCCACATCACCCCCACTCAA GGATTCAATATAAAGAGTGTTCAGTCCTCTGGCTTCAAGTTGAATGTCTGGGACATTGGAGGTCAGCGCAAAATCCGCCCCTACTGGAGGAACTATTTTGAGAACACAGATGTGCTG ATCTATGTGATTGACAGCTCAGACAGGAAAAGGTTTGAAGAGACGAGTCTG GAGCTGGCTGAgttgctggaggaggagaagcttgCTGCCGTGCCGCTGCTAATCTTTGCCAACAAGCAGGACCTGATGACAGCCACCCCAGCCTCCGAGCTGGCAGAGAGTCTCAATCTGCACACTATCCGGGATCGCATGTGGCAGGTCCAGGCCTGCTCAGCAGTCACTGCTGAGGGAGTTCAG GATGGCATGACCTGGGTTTGCAGAAATATAAGATTTCATAAGAAATAA
- the LOC120806356 gene encoding ADP-ribosylation factor-like protein 3 isoform X3 has translation MGLLSILRRLKQSPEQEVRLLLLGLDNAGKTTLLKQLSAEDISHITPTQGFNIKSVQSSGFKLNVWDIGGQRKIRPYWRNYFENTDVLELAELLEEEKLAAVPLLIFANKQDLMTATPASELAESLNLHTIRDRMWQVQACSAVTAEGVQDGMTWVCRNIRFHKK, from the exons ATG GGCCTGTTGTCCATTCTTCGGAGGCTGAAGCAGTCTCCAGAACAGGAGGTGCGCTTGCTGTTGTTAGGTCTGGACAACGCTGGCAAGACCACTCTGCTGAAACAGCTGTCAGCTGAAGATATTAGCCACATCACCCCCACTCAA GGATTCAATATAAAGAGTGTTCAGTCCTCTGGCTTCAAGTTGAATGTCTGGGACATTGGAGGTCAGCGCAAAATCCGCCCCTACTGGAGGAACTATTTTGAGAACACAGATGTGCTG GAGCTGGCTGAgttgctggaggaggagaagcttgCTGCCGTGCCGCTGCTAATCTTTGCCAACAAGCAGGACCTGATGACAGCCACCCCAGCCTCCGAGCTGGCAGAGAGTCTCAATCTGCACACTATCCGGGATCGCATGTGGCAGGTCCAGGCCTGCTCAGCAGTCACTGCTGAGGGAGTTCAG GATGGCATGACCTGGGTTTGCAGAAATATAAGATTTCATAAGAAATAA
- the LOC120806356 gene encoding ADP-ribosylation factor-like protein 3 isoform X2, translating to MGLLSILRRLKQSPEQEVRLLLLGLDNAGKTTLLKQLSAEDISHITPTQGFNIKSVQSSGFKLNVWDIGGQRKIRPYWRNYFENTDVLIYVIDSSDRKRFEETSLELAELLEEEKLAAVPLLIFANKQDLMTATPASELAESLNLHTIRDRMWQVQACSAVTAEGVQLSSSSLKWKKITNYQ from the exons ATG GGCCTGTTGTCCATTCTTCGGAGGCTGAAGCAGTCTCCAGAACAGGAGGTGCGCTTGCTGTTGTTAGGTCTGGACAACGCTGGCAAGACCACTCTGCTGAAACAGCTGTCAGCTGAAGATATTAGCCACATCACCCCCACTCAA GGATTCAATATAAAGAGTGTTCAGTCCTCTGGCTTCAAGTTGAATGTCTGGGACATTGGAGGTCAGCGCAAAATCCGCCCCTACTGGAGGAACTATTTTGAGAACACAGATGTGCTG ATCTATGTGATTGACAGCTCAGACAGGAAAAGGTTTGAAGAGACGAGTCTG GAGCTGGCTGAgttgctggaggaggagaagcttgCTGCCGTGCCGCTGCTAATCTTTGCCAACAAGCAGGACCTGATGACAGCCACCCCAGCCTCCGAGCTGGCAGAGAGTCTCAATCTGCACACTATCCGGGATCGCATGTGGCAGGTCCAGGCCTGCTCAGCAGTCACTGCTGAGGGAGTTCAG TTGTCTTCTTCATctcttaaatggaagaagatAACAAATTACCAGTAG